A DNA window from Pseudomonadales bacterium contains the following coding sequences:
- the gltA gene encoding citrate (Si)-synthase: MSDIKATLTIDGQDPIELKVYNGTVGPDVVDVSPLTAKGLFTYDPGFVSTASCESQITYIDGNAGVLLHRGYPIDQLAEKADYLEVCYLLLNGELPTQAEKDEFDNTVRYHTMVHDQINKMFNGFRRDAHPMAIMCGVVGALSAFYHDSLDITNEQHRKVAAFRLIAKIPTLAAMSYKYSIGQPFVYPDNSRDYAENFLHMMFGNPCEPSKISPTIARAMDRIFTLHADHEQNASTSTVRLAGSTGANPFACIASGIAALWGPSHGGANEAVLDMLEEIGDESRIDEFVAKAKDKNDPFRLMGFGHRVYKNFDPRAKVMKQTADEVLAELGITDDPLLKIAKRLEQIALEDEYFIEKKLYPNVDFYSGIILKAIGIPTSMFTVIFAVGRTVGWVAHWNEMIA, encoded by the coding sequence ATGAGCGATATTAAAGCCACATTAACTATTGATGGCCAGGACCCTATCGAACTAAAAGTTTATAACGGTACCGTTGGACCAGACGTTGTTGATGTTTCACCATTAACGGCTAAAGGTTTGTTTACCTACGATCCAGGCTTTGTCTCTACCGCTTCTTGCGAATCTCAAATTACCTATATCGACGGTAACGCAGGCGTTTTGTTGCATCGCGGCTATCCAATTGATCAACTCGCTGAGAAAGCCGACTATCTAGAAGTTTGTTACTTGCTTTTGAACGGTGAATTACCGACTCAAGCTGAAAAAGATGAGTTTGATAACACCGTTCGCTATCACACTATGGTGCATGACCAAATCAACAAGATGTTTAATGGCTTTCGTCGTGACGCACACCCAATGGCTATCATGTGTGGTGTCGTTGGAGCATTGTCAGCGTTCTATCATGACTCTCTTGATATCACCAATGAACAGCATCGCAAGGTTGCCGCCTTTCGCTTGATCGCCAAGATTCCTACCTTGGCAGCCATGAGCTATAAGTATTCTATTGGCCAACCGTTTGTTTATCCTGATAACAGCCGTGACTACGCAGAAAACTTTTTACACATGATGTTTGGCAACCCATGTGAGCCATCGAAAATTAGCCCAACTATTGCTCGCGCGATGGATCGTATCTTTACTTTGCATGCTGATCACGAGCAAAATGCTTCAACCTCTACGGTTCGCCTTGCTGGCTCTACTGGCGCCAACCCATTTGCCTGTATCGCCTCAGGCATCGCAGCACTATGGGGACCGTCTCATGGCGGCGCTAACGAAGCTGTACTGGATATGTTAGAAGAGATTGGCGATGAGTCTCGAATTGACGAATTTGTTGCTAAAGCAAAAGATAAAAATGATCCTTTCCGCCTAATGGGCTTTGGCCATCGTGTTTATAAAAACTTTGACCCACGGGCTAAAGTAATGAAACAAACGGCTGATGAGGTATTGGCTGAACTTGGCATTACCGATGATCCGCTATTAAAAATTGCTAAGCGCCTTGAGCAAATTGCGCTGGAAGATGAGTACTTTATTGAGAAGAAACTTTACCCTAACGTAGACTTTTACTCAGGCATTATTTTAAAAGCGATCGGCATTCCAACCTCTATGTTTACCGTTATCTTTGCGGTTGGCCGCACGGTTGGCTGGGTTGCTCACTGGAACGAAATGATTGC